The following are from one region of the Staphylococcus argenteus genome:
- a CDS encoding BglG family transcription antiterminator codes for MNGDNQQILREIVLNPAIHGKELESIFGLSRRQLGYRIQKINLWLEQEGYPKLERTSQGNIIVSSEIMTLFKRDVSEQQMLNGNNVIFSIETRRYYLMLMLFSKENAMSLNHFSIDLQVSKNTVIHDINHVKEQLENHGLSLKYSRKHGYEIVGDEFEVRRFFIKLIDQRLNHDITKSEVLKALNLTFEDIAYQKDKIKQVEQFLKSRFIDKSLSSLPYVLCVIRRRIQSGHVINPLNINYQYLRDTKEYQATEIMTQHEPDLPEAEKLYLTLHLLSTSVQWTDLQESDNISNLTTAIAQMIHHFEQITFINIEDKEKLSQQLLLHLTPAFYRIKYNLTDRDELIDPLQGNYKTLFHMVKQSCQSLTEYFGKSLPDNEIAYLTMLFGGSLRRQDENFDGKIKAIIVCTQGTSVSQMMLYELRNLFPEIIFLDAISLRTFENYALDYDIVFSPMFILTHKKLFITKVALSENEQRKLRKEVMKYINKESEDIEKEINKLMALIERTTTVNDITELRDGLEDFVANYNSISTINGSIVTQSKTLDLVDLIPARHIVRAHRVYNIDEAITKASDILVRNHLIDEQYIHEMQQAFDDSYMVIMQNIAIPHAYSEHHVHKTAMSMLVLQEPLYMSDGTAIHIIVPIAAVDKVTHLRALLQLRDLAQNQDAINQIIRSRKNYDVNQILNTFSNKETRGNGWDTD; via the coding sequence ATGAACGGGGATAATCAGCAAATACTCAGAGAAATTGTATTGAATCCTGCTATTCATGGTAAAGAACTTGAATCGATATTTGGCTTGTCCCGTAGACAACTAGGTTATCGCATTCAAAAAATCAATTTGTGGCTTGAACAAGAGGGGTATCCAAAACTCGAGAGAACAAGTCAAGGAAATATTATTGTAAGTTCTGAAATCATGACGTTATTCAAGCGAGATGTATCAGAGCAGCAAATGTTAAACGGTAACAATGTCATATTTAGCATAGAAACACGTCGTTATTATTTAATGCTCATGCTTTTTAGTAAGGAAAACGCAATGTCTCTAAACCATTTTTCAATTGATTTACAAGTCAGTAAAAATACTGTCATTCACGATATAAATCATGTGAAAGAGCAATTGGAAAATCATGGTTTGTCACTTAAGTATTCTCGAAAACATGGTTATGAAATTGTTGGTGATGAATTTGAAGTTCGTCGCTTCTTCATTAAATTGATTGATCAAAGGTTGAATCATGATATTACTAAAAGTGAAGTTTTAAAGGCACTCAACTTAACATTCGAAGATATCGCATATCAAAAAGACAAAATCAAACAGGTAGAACAGTTTTTGAAGAGTCGCTTTATAGACAAATCACTTAGTTCATTACCTTACGTCCTTTGTGTGATTCGTAGACGAATTCAAAGTGGTCATGTGATTAATCCATTAAATATTAATTATCAGTATTTGAGGGATACGAAAGAATATCAAGCAACGGAAATCATGACGCAACATGAACCAGATTTGCCAGAAGCGGAAAAGCTATATTTGACATTACACTTACTTTCAACAAGTGTTCAATGGACCGATTTGCAGGAATCAGATAATATATCAAATTTAACGACGGCCATCGCTCAAATGATTCACCATTTCGAGCAAATAACGTTTATTAATATCGAAGATAAGGAGAAATTATCACAGCAACTCTTGTTACATTTAACACCTGCTTTTTATCGGATTAAATATAACTTAACGGATCGTGATGAATTGATAGATCCTTTGCAAGGAAATTATAAAACGTTGTTTCATATGGTGAAACAATCATGTCAATCATTAACTGAATATTTCGGAAAATCTTTGCCTGACAATGAAATTGCGTATTTAACAATGTTGTTCGGAGGTAGCTTGAGACGCCAAGATGAAAATTTTGATGGAAAGATTAAGGCAATTATTGTATGTACTCAAGGTACATCAGTATCTCAAATGATGTTATACGAGTTGAGAAACTTATTTCCTGAAATCATTTTTTTAGATGCGATTTCACTTAGAACATTTGAAAATTATGCTCTGGATTACGACATCGTCTTTTCACCAATGTTCATATTAACGCATAAAAAATTGTTTATCACAAAAGTAGCATTATCTGAAAATGAGCAACGAAAGTTACGCAAAGAAGTGATGAAATACATTAATAAGGAATCGGAAGATATTGAGAAAGAAATTAATAAGCTAATGGCGTTGATTGAACGAACTACGACAGTTAATGACATTACAGAACTACGTGATGGTTTAGAAGATTTTGTTGCGAATTACAATTCTATTTCAACAATTAATGGTTCTATTGTTACCCAAAGTAAGACGTTAGATTTAGTAGATTTAATACCAGCAAGACATATAGTGCGAGCTCACCGAGTTTACAATATCGATGAAGCAATTACAAAAGCGAGTGACATTTTGGTCAGAAATCATCTTATTGATGAGCAGTATATTCATGAGATGCAACAAGCATTCGATGATTCCTATATGGTCATCATGCAAAATATCGCTATCCCACACGCTTATTCTGAACATCATGTTCATAAAACCGCGATGAGCATGCTCGTATTACAAGAACCATTATACATGTCAGATGGCACAGCGATTCATATCATTGTACCGATTGCTGCTGTTGATAAAGTAACGCATTTAAGAGCATTACTGCAATTAAGAGATTTAGCACAAAATCAAGATGCAATTAATCAAATTATACGAAGTCGTAAAAATTATGATGTGAATCAGATTTTAAATACATTTTCAAATAAGGAAACGAGGGGAAATGGATGGGACACAGATTAA
- a CDS encoding PTS sugar transporter subunit IIA, which translates to MGHRLIHEENIILNLSATDKESVLSQMSDVLCQNGFVKSTFKDAVIEREKEFATGLPTHLCSVAIPHTDVEHINNRTIGVAILEKEVPFVEMGTLDQQTDVKIVFMLAMDKVDDQLKLLQQLMQIFQSEEKLEQILRTKDRAALATIINGYLEYN; encoded by the coding sequence ATGGGACACAGATTAATCCATGAAGAAAATATAATACTCAATTTGTCGGCAACTGATAAAGAATCAGTATTATCACAAATGTCAGATGTGTTGTGTCAAAACGGGTTTGTTAAATCAACGTTTAAAGATGCAGTCATTGAAAGAGAGAAAGAATTTGCGACGGGATTACCGACACATCTTTGTTCTGTAGCCATACCACACACAGATGTCGAACACATTAATAATCGGACGATAGGTGTAGCTATTTTAGAAAAAGAAGTGCCGTTTGTTGAAATGGGGACACTTGATCAACAGACGGATGTGAAAATTGTCTTCATGTTAGCTATGGATAAAGTAGATGATCAACTTAAGCTATTACAACAGTTGATGCAAATTTTTCAAAGTGAAGAAAAACTAGAACAGATTCTAAGAACGAAAGACCGAGCAGCTTTAGCAACAATTATCAATGGATATTTAGAATATAACTAA
- a CDS encoding PTS galactitol transporter subunit IIC — protein MSYFTDFVRGFLDLGATVILPVVIFLLGLFFRQKIGAAFRSGLTIGVAFVGIFLVIDLLVKNLGPAAQAMVKNLGVSLNVIDVGWPATSSIAWASSVAAFIIPLGIIVNVVLLVTKMTKTMNVDIWNFWHYTFTAAMVYAVSGSIWQALLAAVIFQVICLKVADWTAPMMSEFFDLPGVSIATGSTISYAPGIYLVKLLQKVPGLNKLDADPETIQKRFGAFGESIFVGLILGLGIGLLAGYKPGDVINLGMSMAAVMVLMPRMVKILMEGLMPVSESARTWLNKRFGEREIYIGLDAAVALGHPAVISTALILVPITVLLAVVLPGNQVLPFGDLATIPFVVAFIVGAARGNIIHSVIVGTIMIAISLYIATDVAPIFTDMAKGTNVQMPKGSSEISSIDQGGNIVNYLIFKLFSLFN, from the coding sequence ATGAGTTACTTCACTGATTTTGTAAGGGGATTTTTAGATTTAGGTGCAACTGTTATTTTACCGGTTGTCATATTCTTACTTGGACTATTTTTTAGACAAAAAATTGGGGCAGCATTCAGGTCTGGTTTAACTATAGGTGTGGCTTTTGTAGGGATTTTCTTAGTCATCGATTTATTAGTGAAAAACTTGGGGCCGGCTGCACAAGCAATGGTTAAAAATTTAGGTGTCAGTCTGAATGTAATTGATGTAGGTTGGCCGGCAACATCATCTATTGCATGGGCATCATCAGTAGCAGCATTTATCATTCCACTCGGTATTATAGTCAACGTTGTATTGCTAGTAACTAAAATGACTAAAACGATGAATGTTGATATTTGGAATTTTTGGCATTACACGTTTACAGCAGCAATGGTATATGCCGTATCAGGCAGTATTTGGCAAGCGTTATTAGCAGCAGTTATTTTCCAAGTTATCTGCTTAAAAGTAGCAGATTGGACTGCACCAATGATGAGTGAATTCTTTGATTTACCAGGTGTATCAATTGCTACAGGAAGTACAATCTCTTATGCACCAGGTATCTACTTAGTTAAATTATTACAAAAAGTACCTGGTTTGAATAAATTAGATGCAGATCCAGAAACGATTCAAAAGCGTTTTGGTGCATTTGGAGAATCAATTTTCGTTGGTTTGATTTTAGGATTGGGAATTGGTTTGTTAGCAGGTTATAAACCTGGAGATGTTATTAATTTAGGTATGTCAATGGCAGCAGTTATGGTGTTAATGCCTAGAATGGTGAAAATCTTAATGGAAGGTTTAATGCCTGTGTCAGAATCCGCAAGAACGTGGTTAAATAAACGCTTTGGTGAACGTGAAATTTATATTGGCTTGGATGCAGCAGTAGCTTTAGGTCATCCAGCAGTTATTTCAACAGCTTTAATTTTAGTACCAATTACAGTATTACTAGCAGTCGTTTTACCAGGTAATCAAGTACTACCATTTGGTGACTTAGCAACGATTCCATTTGTTGTAGCATTTATCGTTGGTGCAGCAAGAGGTAATATTATCCATTCTGTTATCGTAGGTACGATTATGATCGCTATCTCATTATATATTGCGACAGACGTTGCACCTATTTTCACAGATATGGCGAAAGGTACCAATGTACAAATGCCTAAAGGTTCATCTGAAATTTCAAGTATAGACCAAGGCGGTAACATTGTTAACTATCTTATTTTTAAACTGTTTAGCTTATTTAATTAA
- a CDS encoding L-lactate dehydrogenase produces MNKFKGNKVVLIGNGAVGSSYAFSLVNQSIVDELVIIDLDTEKVRGDVMDLKHATPYSPTTVRVKAGEYSDCHDADLVVICAGAAQKPGETRLDLVSKNLKIFKSIVGEVMASKFDGIFLVATNPVDILAYATWKFSGLPKERVIGSGTILDSARFRLLLSEAFDVAPRSVDAQIIGEHGDTELPVWSHANIAGQPLKALLEERPEGKEQIEQIFVQTRDAAYDIIQAKGATYYGVAMGLARITEAIFRNEDAVLTVSALLEGEYEEEDVYIGVPAVINRNGIRNVVEIPLNDEERSKFAHSAKTLKDIMAEAEELK; encoded by the coding sequence ATGAACAAATTTAAAGGGAACAAAGTTGTATTAATAGGTAATGGTGCAGTAGGTTCAAGCTATGCATTTTCATTAGTAAACCAAAGTATTGTCGATGAATTAGTAATCATTGACTTAGACACTGAAAAAGTTCGAGGAGATGTTATGGACTTAAAACATGCAACACCATATTCTCCTACAACGGTACGTGTAAAAGCTGGTGAGTACAGCGATTGTCATGACGCTGATTTAGTTGTAATTTGTGCTGGTGCTGCACAAAAACCTGGAGAAACACGTTTAGACTTAGTATCTAAAAATTTGAAAATATTCAAATCAATCGTTGGTGAAGTGATGGCATCGAAATTTGATGGTATTTTCTTGGTAGCTACAAATCCAGTTGATATATTAGCGTACGCAACATGGAAATTCTCTGGATTACCTAAAGAACGCGTTATAGGTTCTGGTACAATTTTAGACTCTGCACGCTTTAGATTATTATTAAGTGAAGCATTTGATGTTGCGCCACGTAGCGTTGATGCTCAAATTATTGGTGAACATGGTGATACTGAATTACCAGTATGGTCACACGCTAATATTGCAGGTCAACCTTTAAAAGCATTACTTGAAGAACGCCCAGAAGGCAAAGAACAAATTGAGCAAATTTTTGTTCAAACACGTGATGCAGCATATGACATAATTCAAGCTAAAGGTGCCACTTATTATGGTGTTGCGATGGGATTAGCTAGAATTACTGAAGCGATTTTCAGAAATGAAGATGCCGTATTGACTGTATCAGCATTATTAGAAGGCGAATACGAAGAAGAAGATGTTTATATTGGTGTTCCAGCAGTCATCAATAGAAACGGCATTCGTAATGTCGTTGAAATCCCATTAAACGACGAAGAACGCAGTAAATTTGCGCATTCAGCTAAAACATTAAAAGATATAATGGCTGAAGCCGAAGAACTAAAATAA
- a CDS encoding PTS transporter subunit EIIC, with protein MKSLFEKAQQFGKSFMLPIAILPAAGLLLGIGGALSNPNTVKAYPILDITLLQNIFTLMSAAGSIVFQNLPVIFAIGVAIGLSRSDKGTAGLAALLGFLIMNATMNGLLTITGTLAKDQLAQSGQGMVLGIQTVETGVFGGIITGIMTALLHNKYHKVTLPPYLGFFGGSRFVPIVTAFAAIFLGVFMFFIWPTIQAGIYHVGGFVTKTGAIGTFIYGFILRLLGPLGLHHIFYLPFWQTALGGTLEVKGHLVQGTQNIFFAQLGDPDVTKYYSGVSRFMSGRFITMMFGLCGAALAIYHTAKPENKKVVGGLMLSTALTSFLTGITEPLEFSFLFVAPILYVIHAFFDGLAFMLADIFNITIGQTFSGGFIDFLLFGVLQGNSKTNYLYVLPIGIVWFFLYYIVFRFLITKFNFKTPGREDKELQQQVEATERAQTIVAGLGGKDNIEIVDCCATRLRVTLQHNDYVNKEILESTGAKGVIQQGTGVQVIYGPHVTVIKNEIEELLGD; from the coding sequence ATGAAATCTTTATTTGAAAAAGCACAGCAGTTCGGCAAATCATTTATGCTACCTATCGCAATCTTGCCAGCTGCAGGTCTATTGTTGGGTATCGGTGGTGCATTAAGTAATCCTAACACCGTGAAAGCGTACCCTATCTTAGATATTACCTTATTACAAAATATTTTTACATTAATGTCAGCTGCAGGAAGTATCGTCTTTCAAAATTTACCCGTCATATTTGCAATTGGTGTCGCAATTGGCTTATCTAGAAGTGATAAAGGTACTGCTGGTTTAGCTGCACTACTTGGATTTTTAATTATGAATGCGACGATGAATGGCTTATTAACAATTACAGGAACTTTAGCTAAAGATCAACTCGCACAAAGTGGACAAGGTATGGTTCTCGGTATACAAACTGTTGAAACAGGTGTTTTCGGCGGGATTATTACAGGTATAATGACCGCACTACTTCATAATAAATATCATAAAGTGACCTTACCACCTTATTTAGGCTTTTTTGGTGGTTCTCGATTTGTCCCTATTGTCACTGCCTTTGCTGCAATTTTTTTAGGCGTCTTCATGTTCTTTATCTGGCCAACGATTCAAGCAGGTATTTATCATGTTGGTGGCTTTGTAACAAAAACAGGTGCCATTGGTACATTTATATATGGTTTTATTTTAAGGTTGTTAGGTCCGCTTGGTTTACACCATATTTTTTACTTACCATTTTGGCAAACAGCACTTGGTGGCACGTTAGAAGTTAAAGGACATTTAGTTCAAGGTACACAGAATATATTTTTCGCGCAACTTGGTGATCCAGATGTGACTAAATACTATTCAGGTGTTTCAAGATTTATGTCAGGTCGATTTATTACAATGATGTTTGGTTTATGCGGTGCTGCACTAGCTATTTATCATACCGCTAAGCCTGAAAATAAAAAGGTGGTTGGTGGTTTAATGCTATCTACTGCACTCACATCATTTTTAACAGGTATTACTGAACCTTTGGAATTTAGTTTCCTATTTGTCGCACCAATTCTTTATGTGATTCATGCCTTTTTTGATGGTTTAGCATTTATGTTAGCGGATATTTTCAATATTACAATTGGTCAAACATTCAGTGGTGGCTTTATCGATTTCTTACTCTTTGGCGTGTTACAAGGGAATAGTAAAACAAACTATTTATATGTCTTACCTATTGGCATTGTGTGGTTCTTCTTGTACTATATTGTCTTCCGTTTCTTAATTACGAAGTTTAATTTTAAAACGCCAGGTCGAGAAGATAAAGAATTGCAACAGCAAGTTGAGGCTACTGAAAGAGCACAAACTATTGTAGCTGGTTTAGGTGGAAAAGATAACATCGAAATCGTTGATTGCTGTGCTACACGATTACGTGTCACACTCCAACATAACGATTATGTTAATAAAGAAATACTAGAAAGTACTGGCGCTAAAGGTGTCATTCAACAAGGCACCGGCGTTCAAGTCATCTACGGTCCTCATGTAACAGTTATTAAAAATGAAATTGAAGAATTGCTCGGGGATTAA
- a CDS encoding nucleoside hydrolase: MKKKIIMDCDPGHDDAIALILAGASDSPLEILAVTTVAGNQAVEKNTTNALNVLDIMGRQDIEVAKGADRPLIKPAAFASEIHGESGLDGPKLPSTPSRHAVAKPASDVIINKVMTSDTPVTIVATGPLTNVATALIREPRIAEHIESITLMGGGTFGNWTPTAEFNIWVDAEAAKRVFESGITINVFGLDVTHQVLADDQVIERFESINNPVAQFVVELLQFFKKTYKTHFNMDGGPIHDACTILYLLQPELFTMELVNIDIEHQSPLTYGTMAVDLNHVTGKPANAYFATAVDVEEVWNLMDHKLRIYG, translated from the coding sequence ATGAAGAAAAAAATTATTATGGATTGTGACCCAGGTCATGATGATGCGATAGCACTTATTTTAGCAGGCGCAAGCGATAGTCCATTAGAGATATTAGCGGTAACGACTGTAGCAGGAAACCAAGCAGTTGAAAAGAATACGACCAATGCTTTGAATGTATTAGATATCATGGGACGTCAAGATATAGAAGTAGCCAAAGGTGCAGATAGACCATTAATTAAACCGGCGGCCTTTGCGTCTGAAATACATGGAGAATCTGGTTTGGATGGTCCGAAATTACCGTCGACACCATCACGTCATGCAGTTGCAAAGCCAGCATCAGATGTGATTATTAACAAAGTGATGACGAGTGATACACCTGTAACAATTGTAGCGACAGGACCTCTTACGAATGTGGCAACGGCATTGATTCGTGAGCCAAGAATTGCTGAGCATATTGAATCTATTACTTTGATGGGTGGTGGTACTTTTGGAAATTGGACGCCCACAGCTGAATTTAATATTTGGGTAGATGCTGAAGCAGCGAAGCGTGTTTTTGAAAGTGGGATTACTATAAATGTGTTTGGTCTTGATGTAACACATCAAGTTTTAGCCGACGATCAAGTGATTGAACGCTTTGAAAGTATCAATAATCCTGTTGCACAGTTCGTCGTAGAACTATTGCAATTCTTTAAGAAGACATACAAGACTCACTTTAATATGGACGGTGGTCCAATACATGATGCTTGTACAATCTTGTATTTGTTACAACCAGAATTGTTTACAATGGAACTCGTTAATATCGACATTGAACATCAAAGTCCACTAACTTACGGCACTATGGCTGTCGATTTAAATCATGTTACAGGTAAGCCTGCCAATGCTTATTTTGCTACGGCGGTTGATGTTGAAGAAGTGTGGAACTTGATGGATCATAAGTTACGAATATACGGATGA
- a CDS encoding PTS sugar transporter subunit IIB yields MKQVLVACGAGIATSTVVNNAIEEMAKEHNIKVDIKQIKITEVGPYEDTADLLVTTAMTKKEYKFPVINARNFLTGIGIEETKQQILTELQK; encoded by the coding sequence ATGAAACAAGTATTAGTAGCATGTGGTGCAGGTATTGCAACATCAACGGTAGTAAATAACGCAATTGAGGAAATGGCAAAGGAACACAATATTAAAGTAGATATTAAACAAATCAAGATTACGGAAGTAGGACCTTATGAAGATACAGCGGATTTATTAGTTACAACAGCTATGACGAAGAAAGAATATAAATTCCCAGTCATTAATGCACGTAATTTTTTAACTGGTATCGGCATTGAAGAAACAAAACAACAAATCTTAACAGAGTTACAAAAATAG
- a CDS encoding zinc-binding dehydrogenase, translated as MKALVKTKEGHGNLELLDKEVATPLDDKVKIKVHYAGICGTDIHTFEGHYKVNFPVTLGHEFSGEIIEVGEDVKDFKVGDRVTSETTFYVCNECDYCKSKDYNLCNHRKGIGTQVDGAFTNYVIAREESLHHIPDAVSYQSAAMTEPLACAHHGVSKIQVNSGDVAVVMGPGPIGLLVAQVLKSKGAVVVVTGLDNDKVRLDKAEQLQMDYVVNLQQTDLKTYIDNLTDGYGADVVVECSGAVPAARQGLDILRKKGSYSQIGIFKDAEIPFDMEKVIQKELTVVGSRSQKPADWEPSLQLMADGLVDTEALVTNVYDISQWDDAYHHLKSGEGIKALLKPLDFDNK; from the coding sequence GTGAAAGCTTTAGTAAAAACAAAAGAAGGACATGGCAACTTAGAACTTCTTGATAAAGAAGTGGCAACACCGCTAGATGATAAAGTGAAGATTAAAGTACATTATGCAGGAATTTGCGGTACAGATATTCATACGTTTGAAGGACATTATAAAGTTAATTTTCCAGTAACATTAGGACATGAATTTTCTGGTGAAATTATTGAAGTTGGCGAAGATGTTAAAGATTTTAAAGTTGGTGACCGTGTGACATCTGAGACAACGTTTTACGTTTGTAATGAATGTGACTATTGTAAATCAAAAGATTATAACTTATGTAATCATCGAAAAGGTATTGGGACACAAGTTGATGGTGCATTTACAAACTATGTGATTGCACGTGAAGAAAGTTTGCATCATATACCGGATGCAGTATCGTACCAATCTGCGGCTATGACCGAACCTTTAGCATGTGCCCATCATGGCGTTTCAAAGATACAAGTAAATTCGGGTGATGTTGCAGTGGTAATGGGACCTGGCCCAATCGGATTACTTGTAGCACAAGTATTGAAAAGTAAAGGTGCAGTTGTAGTGGTAACGGGTCTAGATAACGACAAGGTAAGGTTAGATAAAGCTGAACAATTACAAATGGATTATGTTGTTAATTTACAACAAACAGATTTAAAGACATATATCGATAACTTGACAGATGGTTATGGTGCAGATGTAGTTGTTGAATGTTCAGGTGCAGTACCAGCAGCACGTCAAGGTTTAGATATTTTGCGCAAAAAAGGATCATATAGCCAGATTGGTATTTTTAAAGATGCTGAAATCCCATTCGATATGGAAAAAGTAATCCAAAAAGAATTAACAGTTGTCGGTAGCAGAAGTCAAAAGCCTGCTGATTGGGAACCTTCATTACAACTGATGGCAGATGGGTTAGTTGACACTGAAGCATTAGTGACAAATGTATATGACATTTCACAGTGGGATGACGCTTATCATCATTTAAAATCAGGTGAAGGTATTAAAGCACTACTAAAGCCACTCGATTTCGATAACAAATAA
- a CDS encoding globin domain-containing protein, with the protein MLTEQEKDIIKQTVPLLKEKGTEITSIFYPKMFKAHPELLNMFNQTNQKRGMQSSALAQAVMAAAVNIDNLGVIKPVIMPVAYKHCALQVYAEHYPIVGENLLKAIQDVTGLEENDPVIQAWAKAYGVIADVFIQIEKEIYDQMMWIGFKPFKITNIKQESEDIKSFTVETDEYDFSQFTPGQYITVDVSSDKLPYRAKRHYSIVSGDKNHLTFGVKRDVTIDHEGEVSTILHDEIKEGDMINLAAPVGGFVLKNTTEPQLFLGSGIGVTPLVAMFEAASAKGLDTQMVQVAKNEQHLPFKDNFNSIASNHDNAKLYTHLKDTQGYIGAEELKVFLENKPEIYICGGTKFLQSMIEALKSLNYDMDRVHYETFIPRLSVAV; encoded by the coding sequence ATGCTTACAGAACAAGAGAAAGATATTATTAAACAAACAGTGCCTTTACTTAAAGAGAAAGGTACTGAAATTACATCAATCTTTTATCCAAAAATGTTTAAAGCACATCCTGAACTTTTAAACATGTTTAATCAAACAAACCAAAAAAGAGGCATGCAATCTTCAGCATTAGCACAGGCTGTAATGGCTGCAGCAGTTAATATCGACAACTTAGGTGTAATCAAACCCGTCATTATGCCTGTTGCATATAAACACTGTGCGTTACAAGTTTATGCTGAGCATTATCCAATCGTGGGGGAAAATTTATTAAAAGCTATTCAAGACGTGACAGGATTAGAAGAAAATGACCCTGTCATTCAAGCTTGGGCGAAAGCATATGGTGTTATTGCGGATGTGTTCATCCAAATTGAAAAAGAAATTTACGACCAAATGATGTGGATTGGTTTCAAACCATTCAAAATTACCAATATTAAACAAGAATCTGAGGATATTAAATCATTTACAGTTGAAACTGATGAATATGATTTTAGTCAATTTACACCAGGTCAATATATCACAGTTGATGTTTCTAGTGATAAACTTCCATATAGAGCTAAACGTCACTATTCTATCGTATCAGGTGATAAAAATCATTTAACTTTTGGTGTTAAACGTGATGTTACGATTGACCATGAAGGTGAAGTTTCTACAATTTTACATGACGAAATTAAAGAAGGCGATATGATTAATTTAGCTGCGCCTGTAGGTGGTTTTGTATTAAAGAATACGACTGAACCACAACTCTTCTTAGGCTCTGGCATTGGTGTTACACCTTTAGTTGCAATGTTCGAGGCTGCTAGCGCTAAAGGTTTAGATACACAAATGGTTCAAGTTGCTAAAAATGAACAACATTTACCTTTCAAAGACAACTTCAACAGTATTGCAAGCAATCATGACAACGCTAAATTATATACACACTTAAAAGATACACAAGGCTATATTGGCGCTGAAGAACTAAAAGTATTTTTAGAGAATAAACCTGAAATTTATATCTGTGGTGGTACAAAATTTTTACAATCTATGATTGAAGCACTTAAGTCTTTAAATTACGATATGGATCGCGTCCATTACGAAACATTCATTCCTAGACTAAGTGTTGCAGTCTAA
- a CDS encoding galactitol-1-phosphate 5-dehydrogenase produces MKALKLYGVEDLRYEDCAKPDIEKSNDVVVKVRATGICGSDTSRYKKMGPYIKGMPFGHEFSGVVEAIGSNVTHVKVGDKVTGCPAIPCYECDYCLKGEFSRCEQLYVIGSYEPGSFAEYVKLPAQNIIKVPENVDFIEAAMIEPSAVVAHGFYKTNIKPGMTVAVMGCGSIGLLAIQWARIFGATHIIAIDIDAHKLDIAKSLGAHQTINSRDVDLEAFIENNYANQIDLAIESSGAKVTIGQILTLPKKGGEVVLLGIPYDDIDIERVYFEKILRNELTVYGSWNALSSHFPGREWTATLSYMATKDINVKPIISHYLPLEKGPDTFDKLVNKKETFDKVMFTIY; encoded by the coding sequence GTGAAAGCTTTGAAATTATATGGTGTGGAAGATTTAAGATATGAGGATTGTGCCAAGCCAGATATTGAGAAATCGAATGATGTCGTTGTTAAAGTCAGAGCAACTGGTATATGTGGTTCAGACACATCACGTTATAAAAAGATGGGACCGTATATTAAAGGTATGCCATTTGGTCATGAATTTTCAGGTGTTGTTGAAGCAATTGGTAGTAATGTTACACATGTAAAAGTTGGTGATAAAGTAACAGGGTGTCCAGCAATACCATGTTATGAATGTGATTATTGTTTGAAAGGTGAATTTTCACGATGTGAACAGCTATATGTCATTGGATCTTATGAACCCGGGTCATTTGCTGAGTATGTGAAATTACCTGCACAAAATATTATAAAGGTACCTGAAAATGTTGATTTTATTGAAGCGGCAATGATTGAACCTTCAGCAGTTGTAGCGCATGGATTTTATAAGACAAATATAAAACCAGGGATGACAGTTGCAGTGATGGGGTGTGGCAGCATAGGATTGTTAGCAATTCAATGGGCACGCATTTTTGGTGCTACACATATCATTGCGATAGATATAGATGCACATAAATTAGATATTGCGAAATCATTAGGTGCACATCAAACAATTAATTCGAGAGATGTAGATCTTGAGGCATTTATTGAAAATAATTATGCAAACCAAATCGATTTAGCGATAGAATCTTCGGGTGCAAAAGTAACAATTGGTCAAATACTGACGTTGCCAAAAAAAGGTGGCGAAGTAGTACTATTAGGCATTCCTTATGATGATATTGATATAGAAAGAGTGTATTTTGAAAAAATTCTACGTAACGAATTAACGGTATATGGTTCGTGGAACGCTTTATCTAGCCATTTTCCAGGACGAGAATGGACAGCAACATTAAGTTATATGGCAACGAAAGATATAAATGTTAAGCCAATAATTTCACATTATTTACCTTTAGAAAAAGGACCAGACACGTTTGATAAGTTAGTAAATAAAAAAGAAACGTTTGATAAAGTGATGTTTACTATATATTGA